A genomic window from Brassica oleracea var. oleracea cultivar TO1000 chromosome C8, BOL, whole genome shotgun sequence includes:
- the LOC106307574 gene encoding protein ROOT INITIATION DEFECTIVE 3-like, translating into MEETTVIASSSFDCGIGSWDLKTGNEQLRFKQCASPSHGLTAVGEKFLAASQLRNASGSSGSVFFWSWNKPQVEVRSFPVESITALTANSEGTYIVGGGASGDIFIWEVATGKLLKKWHAHYVSVTCLVFSGDDSLLVSGSQDGSVRVWSLIRLFDDQQRQHQERTLYEHKFDEHTMAVNDIVIDYGGCNALIVSASKDQTCKVWSLSQGKLLRSIIFPSKINALALDPGGSVFYAGGGDGNIYIGALNSKSDYATQFLGSVSDPSKAITCLAYCADGNLLISGSEGGVICVWNPRSGQPVRSFTFGHGKGPVNNIQVVRKTIVGNANKAQSSWKRNVSSLPPPLEKYERKGDDTMDGIVIVDPPLSSDVPVYSSYRSADLINEQVKELEQQGSAATEIEMERLKLEYKKSIQMNDQWQKNYENLLQVVMEEELNGGSN; encoded by the exons ATGGAGGAGACTACTGTTATTGCTTCATCGTCATTCGACTGCGGAATCGGAAGCTGGGATCTCAAAACAGGGAACGAGCAGCTTCGGTTCAAGCAATGCGCCTCTCCCTCACACGGCCTCACCGCTGTCGGAGAGAAATTCCTCGCCGCCTCTCAGCTCCGTAACGCATCCGGCTCATCTGGCTCGGTTTTCTTCTGGTCTTGGAACAAG CCTCAAGTGGAAGTTAGGAGCTTCCCTGTGGAGTCAATAACGGCTCTTACAGCTAACAGTGAAGGCACTTATATAGTTGGTGGTGGAGCCTCCGGAGATATATTCATTTGGGAG GTTGCGACTGGGAAGCTGCTAAAGAAGTGGCATGCTCATTACGTTTCAGTAACGTGCTTGGTGTTCTCTGGAGACGATTCTTTGTTGGTTTCTGGATCTCAAGATGGGTCTGTTAGAGTCTGGTCTCTTATAAG ACTATTTGATGATCAACAAAGGCAGCACCAAGAAAGAACTCTCTATGAACACAAATTTGATGAGCATACAATGGCTGTAAACGATATTGTTATAGACTATGGTGGCTGCAATGCTTTGATAGTTTCTGCTTCAAAAGACCAGACTTGCAAG GTTTGGAGCCTGTCGCAGGGGAAATTGCTGAGAAGTATAATATTTCCTTCAAAAATCAATGCACTTGCATTGGACCCTGGCGGCTCTGTGTTCTATGCTGGTGGCGGAGATGGCAACATTTATATCGGTGCCTTGAATTCCAAAAGTGACTATGCGACACAGTTTCTTGGTTCAGTATCAGACCCAAG CAAAGCCATTACTTGCTTAGCATATTGCGCAGACGGAAACCTTTTGATTTCTGGATCAGAAGGTGGTGTTATTTGCGTTTGGAATCCCAGATCAGGTCAACCTGTTCGTTCTTTCACTTTCGGCCATGGAAAAG GACCTGTGAACAATATTCAAGTTGTCAGAAAAACGATTGTTGGTAATGCCAACAAAGCACAATCTTCCTGGAAAAGGAATGTGTCTTCATTACCTCCTCCTTTGGAAAAATACGAAAGAAAAGGAGATGATACCATGGATGGTATAGTCATCGTTGATCCGCCGCTATCTTCTGATGTTCCTGTTTACTCTTCTTACCGCAGCGCTGACCTTATTAACGAGCAAGTTAAAGAGCTCGAG CAACAAGGCTCTGCAGCAACGGAGATTGAAATGGAAAGATTGAAACTTGAGTACAAAAAATCTATACAGATGAATGATCAATGGCAGAAGAACTATGAGAATTTGCTCCAGGTGGTTATGGAAGAAGAGCTAAACGGTGGTTCCAATTGA
- the LOC106312507 gene encoding probable polygalacturonase: MKMIQTSLCILVVLTVSGFPMMESSVESKKGIEYMAMQCRKHKAVLTDFGAVGDGKTSNTKAFRDAIAKLSPQAADGGVQLIVPPGNWLTGSFNLTSHFTLFIQQGATILASQVESEYPMIPRLPSYGDARFASLIYGTNLTDVVITGNKGTINGQGKSWWLKYRNGGFNLISRPLLIEILYSENIQISDINLVDSPMWNIHPVYCKNVIIKNIKIDAPIDSPNTDGINPDSCTNTLIEDCSVTSGDDCIAVKSGIDQYGIATAIPTQQLSIRRLTCVSPDSAGIAIGSEMSGGIKDVRIEDVTLINTQSAIRIKTAIGRGGYVKDIFARRFTMKNMKYVFWMTGSYKLHPIGFDPNALPEIRNINYRDMTADNVTISAKLEGIKKDPFTGICMSNVTMALSPTTKKLQWNCTDVAGVTSRVKPEPCSLLPSKGPAMDCHFPTDKIPIESVVLNKCTA; this comes from the exons ATGAAGATGATTCAGACAAGTTTGTGTATACTAGTGGTATTAACAGTATCCGGTTTTCCGATGATGGAATCCAGCGTTGAAAGCAAGAAAGGTATAGAATACATGGCGATGCAATGCCGGAAACACAAAGCAGTTTTGACAGATTTTGGAGCTGTTGGTGATGGGAAAACCTCCAACACAAAAGCGTTTAGAGATGCCATCGCCAAGCTTTCACCGCAGGCAGCTGACGGTGGTGTACAACTCATTGTTCCGCCGGGGAACTGGCTCACCGGAAGTTTCAACCTCACAAGCCATTTTACTTTGTTTATCCAACAAGGTGCAACTATTCTTGCTTCTCAG GTTGAATCTGAATATCCTATGATTCCACGTTTGCCGTCATATGGTGATGCAAGGTTTGCTAGTTTAATCTACGGAACTAACCTAACAGATGTTGTTATCACCG GTAACAAAGGAACGATCAATGGACAAGGGAAGTCATGGTGGTTAAAGTATCGAAATGGTGGTTTCAATTTGATATCAAGACCTTTGTTGATCGAAATCCTCTACTCTGAAAACATACAAATCTCAGATATCAATTTAGTCGATTCTCCCATGTGGAACATTCATCCTGTGTATTGCAAGAACGTCATCATCAAAAATATTAAGATTGATGCTCCTATCGATTCTCCTAACACCGATGGAATCAATCCCG ATTCTTGCACCAACACATTAATAGAAGACTGTTCCGTTACTTCCGGTGACGACTGCATCGCTGTCAAAAGCGGTATCGACCAATATGGAATCGCGACCGCAATCCCAACACAACAGCTCTCCATCCGACGTCTCACTTGCGTTTCACCCGACAGCGCAGGCATAGCCATAGGAAGCGAAATGTCTGGAGGAATCAAAGACGTTAGAATCGAAGACGTGACGCTGATCAACACACAATCAGCGATCAGAATCAAAACCGCCATAGGACGTGGAGGTTACGTCAAAGACATTTTCGCAAGGAGGTTCACGATGAAGAATATGAAGTACGTGTTCTGGATGACCGGTTCGTATAAACTTCATCCCATAGGCTTCGATCCTAATGCGTTGCCAGAGATTAGAAATATCAACTACCGTGACATGACGGCTGACAACGTTACGATCTCTGCTAAGTTAGAAGGGATTAAGAAGGATCCTTTTACGGGGATATGTATGTCGAATGTGACTATGGCTTTGTCTCCCACCACGAAGAAGCTGCAGTGGAACTGTACTGATGTGGCCGGAGTTACGAGCAGGGTTAAGCCGGAGCCGTGCAGTTTGTTACCGAGTAAGGGACCTGCGATGGACTGTCATTTTCCGACGGATAAGATCCCTATTGAGAGTGTTGTGTTGAACAAATGTACTGCTTAG
- the LOC106312506 gene encoding pentatricopeptide repeat-containing protein At3g49170, chloroplastic: MAMISFSLPSPAKLPITSPPSVPNRINIADRLILRHLNAGDLRGAISSLDLMARDGIRPTDSATFSTLLKSCIRARDFRLGKLVHSRLAESDIEPDSVLYNSLISLYSKSGDLARAEDVFETMGRIGKRDVVSWSAMMACYGNNGKEVDAIKLFVGFLELGLVPNDYCYTAVIRACSNPENVAVGRVILGFLMKTGYFESDVCVGCSLIDMFVKGENNLENAYKVFDQMSELNVVTWTLMITRCMQMGFPNEAVRLFLDMVLSGFEADKFTLSSVFSACAELENLSLGKQLHSWAITSGMADDVGCSLVDMYAKCSMDGSLDDCRKVFDRMEDHSVMSWTALITGYMQSGDLDTEAIKLFCEMLAQGRVQPNHFTFSSAFKACGNLSDPRVGKQVLGHAFKRGLASNNSVANSVISMFVKSDMMEDARRAFESLSEKNLVSYNTFLDGACRSLDFEEAFELFHEIAEREFGVSAFTFASLLSGVASVGSIRKGEQIHSQVLKLGLSCNQPVCNALISMYSKCGSIDTASRVFNLMEDRNVISWTSMITGFAKHGFAKRVLETFNQMMEAGVKPNEVTYVAILSACSHVGLVSEGWRNFKSMYEDHKIKPKMEHYACMVDLLCRSGLLTDAFEFINTMPFQADVLVWRTFLGACRVHSNTELGEIASRKILELDPNEPAAYIQLSNIYASTGKWEESAEMRKKMKERNLVKEGGCSWIEVGDKVHKFYVGDTSHPNTHLIYDELDRLIREIKRCGYVPDTDLVLHKLEEEDDVVEKERLLFQHSEKIAVAFGLISTSKSRPVRVFKNLRVCGDCHNAMKYITVVSGREIVLRDLNRFHHFKDGKCSCNDYW; encoded by the exons ATGGCGATGATAAGCTTCTCGCTTCCATCTCCCGCCAAACTCCCGATTACATCTCCACCGTCCGTTCCAAACCGTATCAACATCGCCGACCGTTTGATCCTCCGCCACCTCAATGCCGGAGATCTCCGAGGAGCGATCTCTTCTCTCGATCTCATGGCTCGCGACGGGATCCGCCCCACAGACTCCGCCACTTTCTCCACCCTCCTCAAGTCTTGTATCCGAGCACGCGACTTTCGACTCGGGAAACTCGTTCACTCCCGGTTAGCTGAGTCCGATATCGAGCCTGACTCGGTTCTCTACAACTCACTCATCAGCTTGTACTCCAAATCCGGAGACTTGGCGCGAGCAGAGGATGTGTTCGAGACCATGGGTAGAATCGGTAAGCGCGACGTCGTTTCGTGGAGTGCGATGATGGCTTGTTACGGTAACAATGGGAAGGAAGTCGATGCGATTAAGCTTTTTGTTGGGTTTCTGGAGTTAGGTTTAGTGCCGAACGATTATTGCTACACGGCGGTGATCAGAGCTTGCTCGAATCCGGAGAATGTTGCCGTCGGGAGAGTGATTCTAGGGTTTTTGATGAAGACTGGGTACTTTGAATCAGATGTATGTGTGGGTTGTTCTTTGATTGATATGTTTGTGAAAGGAGAGAATAATCTCGAGAATGCGTATAAGGTGTTCGATCAAATGTCTGAGCTAAATGTTGTTACTTGGACGTTGATGATTACTAGGTGTATGCAAATGGGGTTCCCTAATGAAGCGGTTAGGTTATTTTTGGACATGGTTTTAAGCGGATTTGAAGCTGATAAGTTCACGCTTAGCTCTGTTTTCTCTGCGTGTGCTGAGTTGGAGAATCTGTCCTTGGGAAAGCAGTTGCATTCTTGGGCGATTACGTCGGGGATGGCGGATGATGTTGGGTGTAGTTTAGTTGACATGTATGCGAAATGTTCTATGGATGGTTCGTTAGATGATTGCAGGAAGGTGTTTGATAGAATGGAGGATCATAGTGTGATGTCGTGGACGGCATTGATCACTGGTTATATGCAAAGCGGTGATCTAGATACAGAGGCTATTAAGCTCTTTTGCGAAATGTTGGCTCAAGGTCGTGTCCAGCCAAATCATTTCACTTTCTCTAGTGCGTTTAAGGCGTGCGGGAATCTTTCGGATCCACGGGTGGGTAAACAGGTTCTTGGTCATGCGTTTAAAAGAGGGCTTGCTTCGAATAACTCTGTTGCGAACTCGGTTATCAGCATGTTTGTTAAATCTGATATGATGGAAGACGCCCGGAGAGCTTTTGAATCGCTTTCTGAGAAGAACTTGGTCTCGTATAACACGTTTCTTGACGGAGCCTGCAGGAGCTTGGATTTTGAGGAAGCTTTTGAGCTTTTCCATGAGATCGCTGAGAGAGAGTTTGGTGTTAGCGCTTTCACTTTTGCTAGCTTGTTGAGTGGAGTTGCAAGTGTTGGTTCGATAAGAAAAGGCGAGCAAATTCATTCCCAGGTGCTTAAACTCGGGCTCTCCTGCAATCAACCTGTCTGCAACGCTTTGATCTCTATGTATTCCAAATGTGGAAGCATTGACACAGCTTCACGAGTCTTCAATCTAATGGAAGATCGTAATGTCATCTCCTGGACTTCAATGATCACAGGTTTTGCAAAACATGGATTCGCTAAAAGGGTACTGGAAACATTCAACCAAATGATGGAGGCAGGGGTGAAGCCTAATGAGGTCACTTACGTTGCAATCTTGTCTGCATGCAGCCACGTTGGTTTGGTCTCTGAAGGATGGAGAAATTTCAAATCAATGTATGAAGACCACAAGATCAAACCTAAGATGGAGCATTATGCTTGTATGGTTGATCTTCTATGTCGATCCGGGCTTCTCACAGACGCATTTGAGTTCATTAACACAATGCCCTTCCAGGCCGATGTTCTAGTGTGGCGTACGTTTCTTGGAGCGTGCAGAGTTCACAGTAACACAGAGCTTGGAGAGATTGCTTCAAGAAAGATCCTAGAACTCGACCCGAATGAGCCTGCGGCTTATATACAGCTCTCAAACATATACGCTAGTACAG GGAAATGGGAAGAATCTGCAGAGATGAGGAAGAAGATGAAAGAGAGAAACTTGGTTAAAGAAGGAGGTTGCAGTTGGATAGAGGTGGGAGATAAGGTTCATAAATTCTACGTAGGCGATACATCTCATCCGAATACTCATCTTATATATGATGAACTGGACCGACTGATCAGAGAGATTAAACGTTGTGGATATGTTCCGGATACGGATCTTGTTCTTCACAAGCTAGAGGAAGAAGATGATGTAGTAGAGAAGGAGAGGTTATTGTTCCAGCACAGCGAGAAAATTGCGGTTGCATTTGGGCTTATAAGCACGAGTAAGTCGAGACCGGTTAGAGTGTTCAAGAACTTACGAGTATGCGGAGATTGCCATAACGCAATGAAGTATATAACAGTGGTCTCTGGTAGAGAGATTGTGTTGAGAGATTTGAATCGTTTTCATCATTTTAAAGATGGAAAATGTTCTTGCAATGACTATTGGTGA
- the LOC106307216 gene encoding uncharacterized protein At3g49140 isoform X1, with translation MIESVMAVRLSTGFSSPAALLQYRPAPSTEEGVSCFHYASRRVFQPQRLNNTASWSGYLKHNSDYLTKKHPRKNRTQATAEYVDSASDPEKQTGKSRYHPSEDIRASLPQNAGDSRLSPAETTRTIIEVLYCVSQSVLATSFFVCRVQVNNKGTLMLTGSTGDGVLENILWPDIPYITDQNGNLYFQVKEDEDVMQSVTSENNYVQVIVGFDTMEMIKEMELMGLSDSDFDTEDDESGGEDGSEEDGDEGEDDAEEWVAVLEDEDEDESDDDDDYDDDDEDDDESLGDWAKLETMRSCHPMFFAKRMSEVAANDPVDWMDQPSAGLAIQGLLSHILVEDYSDIQQKLADIKSTSTKGDKNAENLEEKLEDTNKADGDDESEKTRKVVAFYKLEMIRIQLITAQGDQTEVEVEDVRKAQPDVIANGSAGIISRLEESGDKLAEALRSLCWRYYGIQAEEVKMIGLDSLGFDLRLCAGAKIESLRFAFSTRATSEEDAEEQIKELLFPTTNQSKPLEEPKGTSQTESS, from the exons ATGATTGAGTCGGTCATGGCCGTCCGTCTCTCCACCGGATTCTCCTCTCCGGCGGCGTTACTCC AGTATCGTCCGGCACCGAGCACGGAGGAGGGAGTGAGCTGCTTCCATTACGCGTCCCGCCGCGTTTTTCAGCCTCAACGTCTCAACAATACTGCTTCTTG GAGTGGATATCTGAAGCACAACAGTGACTATTTAACAAAGAAACACCCTAGGAAGAATCGAACTCAAGCCACTGCCGAGTATGTAGATTCAGCTTCTGACCCAGAAAAGCAAACTGGCAAGTCGAGGTATCATCCTTCAGAAGATATTAGAGCCTCTCTGCCACAGAATGCTGGAGATTCCAGGCTTTCCCCTGCAGAAACTACTAGAACCATCATTGAGGTGTTATACTGCGTCTCTCAATCTGTATTAGCTACCTCTTTTTTTG TGTGTCGTGTTCAGGTGAACAATAAAGGAACCTTGATGCTTACTGGTTCAACTGGTGATGGAGTTCTTGAGAATATTCTCTGGCCTGATATTCCTTATATTACAGATCAGAATGGAA ATTTATACTTTCAAGTTAAGGAAGATGAGGACGTCATGCAGTCTGTTACCTCTGAAAACAACTATGTG CAAGTAATAGTAGGCTTTGATACGATGGAGATGATCAAGGAAATGGAGCTGATGGGTCTATCTGATAGTGACTTTGACACCGAAGACGATGAAAGTGGAGGAGAAGATGGCAGTGAGGAAGATGGGGATGAAGGAGAAGATGATGCGGAG GAATGGGTTGCAGTTCTAGAGGATGAAGATGAAGACGAAAGTGATGATGATGATGACTATGATGATGATGATGAAGATGACGATGAATCGCTTGGTGACTGGGCAAAATTGGAAACAATGAGGAGCTGTCATCCCATGTTTTTCGCAAAGAGAATGTCTGAG GTTGCTGCAAATGATCCTGTAGATTGGATGGATCAGCCGTCTGCTGGCCTTGCCATCCAGGGACTGTTGAGTCATATCTTAGTGGAAGATTATTCAGATATTCAACAGAAACTTGCTGACATAAAATCTACAAGTACCAAGGGAGACAAGAATGCTGAAAACTTAGAGGAGAAGCTTGAAGACACTAATAAGGCAGATGGTGATGATGAATCTGAGAAGACGAGAAAAGTGGTGGCGTTTTACAAGTTGGAGATGATAAGAATTCAGCTTATTACAGCACAAGGGGATCAG ACTGAAGTTGAAGTGGAAGATGTCAGAAAAGCACAACCTGATGTTATTGCTAATGGATCAGCTGGAATCATAAGCCGTTTAGAAGAGTCTGGTGATAAACTAGCTGAAGCCCTTAGGTCTTTGTGTTGGAGATACTACGGTATTCAAGCAGAG GAAGTGAAGATGATAGGGTTAGATTCCCTTGGTTTTGACCTGAGGCTTTGCGCAGGAGCAAAGATTGAGTCATTGCGGTTTGCATTCTCGACAAGA GCAACATCAGAAGAGGACGCAGAGGAACAAATAAAAGAACTATTATTCCCGACAACAAACCAGTCGAAGCCACTGGAAGAACCCAAGGGAACAAGTCAGACGGAGTCTTCTTAA
- the LOC106307216 gene encoding uncharacterized protein At3g49140 isoform X2 has translation MIESVMAVRLSTGFSSPAALLQYRPAPSTEEGVSCFHYASRRVFQPQRLNNTASWSGYLKHNSDYLTKKHPRKNRTQATAEYVDSASDPEKQTGKSRYHPSEDIRASLPQNAGDSRLSPAETTRTIIEVNNKGTLMLTGSTGDGVLENILWPDIPYITDQNGNLYFQVKEDEDVMQSVTSENNYVQVIVGFDTMEMIKEMELMGLSDSDFDTEDDESGGEDGSEEDGDEGEDDAEEWVAVLEDEDEDESDDDDDYDDDDEDDDESLGDWAKLETMRSCHPMFFAKRMSEVAANDPVDWMDQPSAGLAIQGLLSHILVEDYSDIQQKLADIKSTSTKGDKNAENLEEKLEDTNKADGDDESEKTRKVVAFYKLEMIRIQLITAQGDQTEVEVEDVRKAQPDVIANGSAGIISRLEESGDKLAEALRSLCWRYYGIQAEEVKMIGLDSLGFDLRLCAGAKIESLRFAFSTRATSEEDAEEQIKELLFPTTNQSKPLEEPKGTSQTESS, from the exons ATGATTGAGTCGGTCATGGCCGTCCGTCTCTCCACCGGATTCTCCTCTCCGGCGGCGTTACTCC AGTATCGTCCGGCACCGAGCACGGAGGAGGGAGTGAGCTGCTTCCATTACGCGTCCCGCCGCGTTTTTCAGCCTCAACGTCTCAACAATACTGCTTCTTG GAGTGGATATCTGAAGCACAACAGTGACTATTTAACAAAGAAACACCCTAGGAAGAATCGAACTCAAGCCACTGCCGAGTATGTAGATTCAGCTTCTGACCCAGAAAAGCAAACTGGCAAGTCGAGGTATCATCCTTCAGAAGATATTAGAGCCTCTCTGCCACAGAATGCTGGAGATTCCAGGCTTTCCCCTGCAGAAACTACTAGAACCATCATTGAG GTGAACAATAAAGGAACCTTGATGCTTACTGGTTCAACTGGTGATGGAGTTCTTGAGAATATTCTCTGGCCTGATATTCCTTATATTACAGATCAGAATGGAA ATTTATACTTTCAAGTTAAGGAAGATGAGGACGTCATGCAGTCTGTTACCTCTGAAAACAACTATGTG CAAGTAATAGTAGGCTTTGATACGATGGAGATGATCAAGGAAATGGAGCTGATGGGTCTATCTGATAGTGACTTTGACACCGAAGACGATGAAAGTGGAGGAGAAGATGGCAGTGAGGAAGATGGGGATGAAGGAGAAGATGATGCGGAG GAATGGGTTGCAGTTCTAGAGGATGAAGATGAAGACGAAAGTGATGATGATGATGACTATGATGATGATGATGAAGATGACGATGAATCGCTTGGTGACTGGGCAAAATTGGAAACAATGAGGAGCTGTCATCCCATGTTTTTCGCAAAGAGAATGTCTGAG GTTGCTGCAAATGATCCTGTAGATTGGATGGATCAGCCGTCTGCTGGCCTTGCCATCCAGGGACTGTTGAGTCATATCTTAGTGGAAGATTATTCAGATATTCAACAGAAACTTGCTGACATAAAATCTACAAGTACCAAGGGAGACAAGAATGCTGAAAACTTAGAGGAGAAGCTTGAAGACACTAATAAGGCAGATGGTGATGATGAATCTGAGAAGACGAGAAAAGTGGTGGCGTTTTACAAGTTGGAGATGATAAGAATTCAGCTTATTACAGCACAAGGGGATCAG ACTGAAGTTGAAGTGGAAGATGTCAGAAAAGCACAACCTGATGTTATTGCTAATGGATCAGCTGGAATCATAAGCCGTTTAGAAGAGTCTGGTGATAAACTAGCTGAAGCCCTTAGGTCTTTGTGTTGGAGATACTACGGTATTCAAGCAGAG GAAGTGAAGATGATAGGGTTAGATTCCCTTGGTTTTGACCTGAGGCTTTGCGCAGGAGCAAAGATTGAGTCATTGCGGTTTGCATTCTCGACAAGA GCAACATCAGAAGAGGACGCAGAGGAACAAATAAAAGAACTATTATTCCCGACAACAAACCAGTCGAAGCCACTGGAAGAACCCAAGGGAACAAGTCAGACGGAGTCTTCTTAA
- the LOC106307573 gene encoding O-acyltransferase WSD1-like, whose protein sequence is MEIKVEPKAMEIKVEPKAMEIKVEPKTMEIKLEQEAMEIKIHRDIPEATVKKTKEEEQPLSPAARVFHAPAFNCYVITVIGVKKKIEPDVVIEGLKQTLIRHPRFSSKMVNKTNKNKQTQRWVRTNVVTNNHVIVPDIQTQHIENANADKFLDSYVSDLTLVPLDTSKPLWELHLLDLKTSDAENVAVLKFHHSLGDGMSLMALVLACMRKTSNLNELPTLPYQNRTSSGSSRLTGGSWRGFRFLWLFMVLWSTIMLVLNTICDALRFIATAMFLKDTKTPIKGDYRLSMPTRMSLVHLTVSLDDIKLIKTNMKMTVNDVVIGVTQAGLSKYLERRYGEKKNVVGDDQKSKKNSNEMPKRIRLRSALLVNLRPTTGIQDLADMMDKGSKCRWGNMIGYIVFPFSIGLRKDPLEHLGTAKKIIDRKKNSLEAALTFIVGKLMIKAFGVKVTANLLNRMLSNTTMSFSNLIGPIEEISFFGHPITYMAPSVYGHPHALTMHFQSYMNKMTISLTVDPTVISNPHQLLDDWEESLRNIKTAVQERSSTHQ, encoded by the exons ATGGAGATTAAGGTCGAACCGAAAGCTATGGAAATTAAGGTCGAACCGAAAGCTATGGAAATTAAGGTCGAACCGAAAACTATGGAGATTAAGCTCGAACAGGAAGCTATGGAGATTAAGATACATCGAGACATACCAGAGGCAACCGTGAAGAAAACGAAAGAAGAAGAGCAACCGCTTAGTCCGGCGGCGCGTGTGTTCCACGCACCGGCGTTCAATTGTTATGTAATAACGGTGATTGGTGTTAAGAAGAAGATCGAGCCAGATGTGGTTATCGAAGGATTAAAGCAAACTTTGATCAGACACCCTCGTTTCTCCAGTAAAATG GTCAACAAAACAAACAAAAATAAACAAACACAAAGATGGGTTCGGACAAACGTGGTCACCAATAATCATGTCATCGTACCAGACATCCAAACGCAACACATAGAGAACGCAAACGCAGACAAGTTTCTTGATAGTTACGTCTCCGATCTCACGCTGGTCCCTTTAGACACCTCGAAGCCATTATGGGAGCTTCACCTACTCGATTTAAAAACATCCGATGCTGAAAACGTCGCCGTTTTGAAGTTTCATCACTCTTTAGGAGATGGTATGTCTCTAATGGCCCTTGTCCTCGCTTGCATGCGTAAAACATCGAACCTTAACGAGCTCCCGACTCTACCGTACCAAAACCGAACGTCATCTGGATCTTCACGGTTAACGGGAGGTTCATGGAGAGGTTTCCGGTTCTTGTGGTTATTTATGGTTCTATGGTCCACGATTATGTTGGTTTTAAATACGATTTGTGATGCTTTGAGGTTCATTGCTACGGCAATGTTCCTTAAGGACACCAAAACACCAATCAAAGGCGATTACCGGCTAAGTATGCCTACACGGATGTCTTTGGTTCATCTTACCGTAAGCTTAGACGACATAAAGCTAATCAAGACTAACATGAAGATG ACTGTCAACGATGTTGTAATTGGAGTAACTCAGGCTGGTCTCTCGAAATACTTAGAGAGAAGATATG GAGAAAAGAAGAATGTAGTAGGAGACGATCAAAAATCTAAAAAGAATTCAAATGAAATGCCTAAAAGAATAAGGCTAAGATCAGCTCTTCTTGTAAACTTAAGACCCACCACTGGAATTCAG GATCTAGCGGATATGATGGATAAAGGATCTAAGTGTAGATGGGGTAATATGATCGGCTACATTGTGTTTCCGTTTTCTATCGGTTTACGAAAGGATCCCTTAGAACATCTTGGAACAGCCAAAAAGATCATCGACCGGAAGAAAAACTCGTTGGAAGCTGCACTAACATTCATCGTTGGTAAATTAATGATTAAAGCGTTTGGTGTTAAG GTGACAGCTAATCTATTAAATAGAATGTTGTCAAACACAACGATGTCCTTTTCAAACTTGATTGGTCCCATTGAAGAAATTAGTTTCTTTGGACATCCTATCACTTACATGGCCCCCAGTGTTTACGGCCACCCCCAT GCTTTGACGATGCATTTCCAAAGTTACATGAACAAGATGACGATTTCGTTGACTGTAGATCCAACGGTCATAAGTAATCCTCACCAGCTACTTGATGACTGGGAGGAATCTCTAAGAAACATCAAAACTGCTGTCCAAGAAAGAAGCTCCACACATCAGTAG
- the LOC106309033 gene encoding uncharacterized protein LOC106309033 — MESHIDGVVFLATDFARKDEKKDERVDRILDMIQRKHDWNNHVWGVKEATSSKFEEAAEEEGDDQAADTEIGENSHVAENVDDTADVSGRNKRKRADRGADSRKKKVLCQLAASSKGNIETDMKNFLEGLLRRDTGQFETVVTDRLGKIEAEVTQLMTTLVVTEMVGKSDQPAGPSKTKIVTGPSTSKKDTAPSKKKVTTKRKH, encoded by the exons ATGGAATCTCACATAGATGGAGTTGTCTTTTTGGCTACCGATTTTGCAAGGAAGGATGAGAAAAAAGATGAAAGAGTGGATCGCATTTTGGATATGATCCAAAGAAAACATGATTGGAACAATCATGTTTGGGGAGTAAAAGAAGCTACCAGCTCCAAATTTGAGGAAGCTGCCGAAGAGGAAGGAGATGATCAAGCAGCTGATACTGAGATTGGCGAGAATAGTCATGTTGCAGAGAATGTTGATGACACAGCTGATGTTTCGGGACGAAACAAGAGAAAGCGTGCGGACCGAGGAGCAGATTCAAGGAAGAAGAAGGTGTTGTGCCAGCTAGCTGCTTCATCGAAAGGGAACATTGAAACAGATATGAAAAACTTCTTGGAGGGTCTG CTTCGGAGAGATACTGGGCAGTTTGAGACAGTTGTAACCGACAGGTTGGGAAAAATTGAAGCTGAGGTTACACAGCTCATGACAACTTTAGTGGTGACTGAAATGGTTGGGAAGAGTGATCAACCAGCCGGTCCTAGCAAGACCAAAATCGTCACTGGTCCTAGCACGAGCAAAAAAGACACAGCTCCATCAAAGAAAAAGGTAACTACTAAGAGAAAGCATTAA